One window of Quercus robur chromosome 5, dhQueRobu3.1, whole genome shotgun sequence genomic DNA carries:
- the LOC126728481 gene encoding uncharacterized protein LOC126728481, translating into MQPKKLPPGVQYAKIELNETCPKGTVPVLRVADKDLPNDVSNLNKSQFSSFDPLDAYIEFAGIFTKTTPDKKYQAVGAKMSVWNPCVKGPFQYSSVAISVEATFGTDFEQIQLGWTVNPNVYGDTRTHWFFQMTNKGVSSCHNLACLGFVQTNTKVPIGSVIEKVSDFGTADQVVLHFSMIWDGAASTRTGKWWVYFNTEPHPVGYFPDKLFFELNSGADTLKWGGYVFTPPSDNASPQMGSGEFDDGIYQRTAYMTNVQYVGANNQLVRSPNDIQIDESRCYLEGDESYKDDTIGYTFCFGGKGGIPDNCYHQ; encoded by the exons ATGCAACCCAAGAAGCTGCCGCCTGGTGTCCAATATGCAAAGATAGAGTTAAATGAGACGTGCCCAAAAGGGACTGTCCCTGTTCTAAGAGTCGCAGACAAAGATCTACCTAATGATGTATCAAATTTAAATAAGtctcaattttcttcatttgatCCATTGGATGCTTATATAGAA TTTGCAGGAATATTTACAAAAACAACCCCAGACAAAAAGTATCAAGCAGTTGGAGCCAAAATGAGTGTATGGAATCCATGTGTTAAAGGACCTTTCCAATATAGTTCAGTTGCAATCTCAGTTGAAGCAACGTTTGGAACTGACTTCGAACAAATACAACTTGGGTGGACT GTAAACCCAAACGTGTACGGTGATACACGCACCCATTGGTTTTTTCAAATGACT AACAAAGGAGTTTCATCATGTCATAATCTTGCTTGCTTGGGGTTTGTACAAACTAATACCAAAGTTCCAATTGGAAGTGTTATAGAGAAGGTCTCTGATTTCGGTACTGCTGATCAAGTGGTTTTGCATTTCTCCATGATTTGG GATGGAGCAGCTTCAACTAGAACTGGAAAATGGTGGGTGTATTTTAATACTGAACCACATCCAGTTGGATATTTTCCAGACAAACTATTTTTTGAGTTAAATTCTGGAGCAGACACATTGAAATGGGGAGGCTATGTTTTCACTCCGCCAAGTGATAATGCTAGCCCTCAAATGGGTAGTGGAGAATTTGATGATGGCATATATCAACGAACTGCTTACATGACTAATGTACAATATGTAGGTGCCAATAATCAATTAGTTCGCTCGCCAAATGATATTCAAATTGATGAGTCTCGTTGTTACCTTGAAGGGGATGAATCATACAAAGACGACACAATAGGATATACCTTTTGTTTTGGCGGAAAAGGTGGCATACCAGATAACTGTTATCATCAGTAA
- the LOC126726527 gene encoding acyl-CoA hydrolase 2-like produces MVRMYQVQRVRDGKHFATRRVDAIQKGNIVFTLLAPFQKEEGFEHQEVTMASVPAPEMLPSMEELHEIRLTDPHLPRTYGNKVATTNFIPWPIEIQFCEPNASTNQTKSPPRLAWFIVKRQLSDDQALHRCVVAYTSDLIFLQVSMNPHHRKNLKTSAVSLDHWMHFHWPLRADDCLLFVINSPAAYNARGFDSAKIFNRKREHVASATQEGLIRVIKNPIPPVTSKL; encoded by the exons ATGGTACGCATGTATCAAGTTCAACGAGTACGTGATGGGAAACACTTTGCTACCCGAAGAGTAGATGCGATACAGAAGGGAAACATTGTATTCACATTACTAGCTCCATTTCAG AAAGAAGAAGGGTTTGAACACCAGGAAGTAACAATGGCTTCTGTACCTGCTCCAGAGATG CTTCCATCGATGGAAGAGCTACATGAGATACGTCTCACGGATCCACATCTTCCAAG GACTTATGGGAACAAGGTGGCCACTACAAATTTCATCCCTTGGCCCATTGAGATACAGTTTTGTGAGCCCAATGCTTCAACCAATCAGACTAAATCTCCTCCAAGGTTAGCCTGGTTTATTGT CAAAAGGCAACTCTCTGATGATCAGGCCTTGCATAG ATGTGTAGTGGCATATACTTCTGATCTGATATTTCTTCAAGTAAGTATGAATCCCCACCATAGGAAGAATTTGAAGACAAGTGCTGTTAGTCTGGACCACTG GATGCACTTTCACTGGCCTCTCAGAGCTGATGACTGCCTATTATTTGTG ATAAACAGTCCCGCTGCCTACAATGCACGTGGTTTTGATTCtgctaaaattttcaatagaaagagagag CATGTTGCATCGGCAACTCAAGAGGGCCTAATTAGGGTGATTAAAAATCCAATTCCACCTGTGACTTCGAAGCTGTGA